From one Methylomonas paludis genomic stretch:
- a CDS encoding alginate export family protein has protein sequence MTPKTPQYLPTFLPAVFLTLTSLSVSADLSRDVEDALNFYHYGNNGAVKVDINYRWENNNQYQGPKIPHSSQYVDTANANTTRLRLGLLSPTVLNFQGYAEYQGNYALQDDYNQGVLVQNKNYSVIQDPQRSELDQLWLNYKGIADTSVKFGRQRIKYDDDRFIGNVGWRQLE, from the coding sequence ATGACACCGAAGACACCCCAATATTTACCCACATTTCTGCCGGCAGTATTCTTAACCCTAACCAGCCTGTCCGTCAGCGCCGACCTCAGCCGCGATGTTGAAGACGCCTTAAATTTTTACCATTACGGCAATAACGGCGCCGTCAAAGTGGATATCAACTACCGCTGGGAAAATAATAACCAGTATCAAGGCCCGAAAATCCCCCACTCCAGTCAGTATGTCGATACCGCCAACGCCAATACCACCCGTTTACGCTTGGGCCTGTTGTCGCCTACCGTGCTTAATTTTCAGGGTTATGCCGAATATCAGGGAAATTATGCCCTACAGGATGACTATAACCAGGGTGTATTGGTTCAGAATAAAAACTATTCGGTGATTCAGGATCCCCAGCGCAGTGAACTTGATCAGTTATGGCTGAATTACAAGGGAATAGCCGACACCTCGGTCAAGTTTGGCCGACAGCGCATTAAATATGACGATGACCGCTTTATCGGCAACGTCGGCTGGCGACAATTGGAGTAG
- a CDS encoding ANTAR domain-containing response regulator — protein sequence MMTRLKVLIIDEFDAEGLIEKSLQSYGYEIATLKLRALNLLTVVKTLQPDVVVLNLYTPDAAVLNMMRAINQQHPVPVVMFAEDQQTDTINQVINAGVSAYIVDGLEPKRLKAIIDIAIARFRAQQELKDELQKTKNQLEDRKLIDRAKGILCKSQGYSEDEAYHALRKLAMDRNIALGEMARNVIAMAELFK from the coding sequence ATGATGACCAGGCTGAAAGTATTAATCATTGATGAATTTGATGCCGAGGGTCTGATCGAAAAAAGTTTGCAGTCCTATGGCTATGAAATCGCCACCCTCAAGCTGCGCGCCTTAAATCTGTTGACCGTCGTCAAAACCTTGCAGCCGGATGTGGTGGTGCTGAATCTGTATACCCCTGATGCTGCCGTGTTAAACATGATGCGCGCTATCAATCAGCAGCATCCAGTGCCGGTGGTCATGTTTGCCGAAGACCAGCAAACCGATACCATCAATCAGGTAATTAACGCTGGAGTCAGTGCTTATATCGTTGATGGTCTGGAACCGAAGCGTTTGAAAGCCATCATTGATATTGCCATTGCCCGGTTTCGCGCCCAGCAGGAACTAAAGGATGAGCTGCAGAAAACCAAAAACCAGTTGGAAGATCGGAAACTGATTGATCGCGCCAAAGGCATTTTATGTAAATCCCAGGGCTATAGTGAAGATGAAGCCTATCATGCGCTACGCAAGCTGGCGATGGATAGAAATATCGCCCTGGGTGAAATGGCCAGAAATGTGATTGCCATGGCCGAGTTGTTTAAATGA
- a CDS encoding CmpA/NrtA family ABC transporter substrate-binding protein, giving the protein MKPNTTLTSKTLLTALAVTVLSVSSPAGAAGKLEKEDLKFGFIKLTDMAPLAVAAEKGFFEDEGLFVQLEAQANWKVVMDRVVNGELDGSHMLAPAPLAASIGFGTKADIIAPFSMGYNGNAITVSNDVWKQMKTSIPLQDGKPVHPIKADALKPVLESYKNAGKPFNMAMTFPAGSHNLKLRYWLAAGGINPGFYQPPQDISGQLNAEALLSVTPPPQMPATLESGTISGYCVGEPWNQQAVFKGIGVPVVTDDELWKDTPEKVFGVTQAWADKYPNTLKAVVKALIRASIWLDAEHNKNRHEAVEMLAQKQYVGADYEVLANSMNGSFEYEKGDKRALPDFNTFFRNGASYPSYNGAIWYLTQMRRWGQINEFKPDNWYLETAKKVYRPDIYLAAAKELVAEGKARPEDFPADTGLKPAHNDFIDKISFDAAKPNDYLSKFPLGLKAKQTVSGGKIVE; this is encoded by the coding sequence ATGAAACCCAATACTACATTGACATCTAAAACATTGCTGACAGCCCTGGCTGTAACCGTGCTCAGTGTCTCAAGTCCTGCCGGTGCCGCCGGCAAACTGGAGAAAGAAGATTTGAAATTCGGCTTTATCAAGTTGACCGATATGGCGCCTCTGGCCGTGGCAGCTGAAAAAGGCTTTTTCGAGGATGAAGGCCTGTTTGTGCAACTGGAAGCTCAGGCCAACTGGAAAGTGGTGATGGATAGAGTGGTCAATGGCGAACTGGATGGTTCGCACATGCTGGCTCCCGCACCATTGGCCGCCAGCATCGGTTTCGGCACCAAAGCCGACATCATCGCCCCGTTCAGCATGGGCTATAACGGCAACGCCATTACTGTGAGTAATGATGTCTGGAAACAAATGAAAACCAGTATCCCGTTGCAGGATGGCAAACCGGTGCATCCGATCAAGGCGGATGCGCTGAAACCGGTGCTGGAAAGTTATAAAAATGCCGGCAAGCCCTTCAATATGGCCATGACATTTCCGGCCGGCAGTCATAATTTGAAATTGCGTTACTGGTTGGCCGCCGGTGGGATTAATCCGGGATTTTACCAGCCGCCGCAAGATATCTCCGGCCAACTCAATGCTGAAGCCTTGCTGTCGGTGACGCCACCGCCGCAAATGCCGGCTACCCTGGAGTCTGGCACGATTTCCGGTTATTGCGTGGGTGAGCCCTGGAACCAGCAGGCCGTTTTTAAAGGCATTGGGGTACCGGTGGTCACTGACGACGAATTATGGAAAGACACCCCGGAAAAAGTGTTTGGCGTCACTCAGGCCTGGGCTGATAAATATCCCAATACCCTGAAAGCCGTGGTCAAGGCTTTGATTCGTGCATCTATCTGGCTGGATGCCGAACACAACAAAAACCGCCATGAAGCCGTGGAAATGCTGGCCCAAAAACAGTATGTGGGGGCGGATTATGAGGTGTTGGCCAACAGCATGAATGGCAGTTTTGAATACGAAAAAGGCGACAAACGCGCATTGCCCGACTTCAACACCTTCTTTCGCAATGGCGCCAGCTACCCGTCCTACAACGGAGCCATCTGGTATCTGACCCAAATGCGCCGTTGGGGCCAGATCAACGAGTTTAAACCGGATAACTGGTATCTGGAAACAGCGAAAAAAGTCTACCGTCCCGACATTTATCTGGCTGCCGCCAAAGAGTTGGTGGCCGAAGGTAAAGCTAGGCCAGAAGATTTTCCGGCTGATACCGGTTTGAAACCGGCGCACAACGATTTCATCGACAAAATTTCCTTCGATGCGGCTAAGCCCAATGACTATCTGAGCAAATTTCCGCTGGGTCTGAAAGCCAAACAAACCGTCAGCGGCGGCAAAATTGTTGAATAA
- the miaB gene encoding tRNA (N6-isopentenyl adenosine(37)-C2)-methylthiotransferase MiaB translates to MAQKLYIQTNGCQMNEYDSDKMRDVLQASHGMELTEFPEQADVLLLNTCSIREKAQEKVFSAVGRWKKIKDKRPHVIIGVGGCVASQEGEALQKRAPYVDIVFGPQTLHRLPELLNQVRAGKKHVVDISFPEIEKFDNLPEPRAEGPKAYVSVMEGCSKYCTYCVVPYTRGEEVSRPLQDVIFEINTLAQQGVREVNLLGQNVNAYRGQLPDGEIASFALLLHYVAAVDGIDRIRFTTSHPLEFTDDIIEAYAEIPQLVNHLHLPVQSGSNRILAEMKRGHKREDYLEIIRKVKAVRPDISLSSDFIIGFPGETEQDFADTLDLIEQVGYDFSYSFIFSPRPGTPAADFPDDVSMAVKEQRLKTLQTRLNEMTMAIGEAMIGTVQTVLVEGISRKNPLHLTGRTENNRAVNFAGHPRLTGQFVDVYIAESLPNSLRGRLVESSLEKIAQIA, encoded by the coding sequence ATGGCGCAAAAACTTTATATACAGACTAATGGCTGTCAGATGAATGAATACGATTCCGATAAAATGCGGGATGTATTGCAGGCTTCACATGGCATGGAATTGACGGAATTTCCCGAGCAGGCGGATGTTTTGTTATTAAACACCTGTTCTATTCGCGAAAAGGCCCAGGAAAAGGTGTTTTCGGCCGTCGGTCGCTGGAAAAAAATCAAGGATAAACGTCCGCATGTGATCATTGGCGTGGGCGGTTGTGTGGCCAGTCAGGAAGGTGAGGCTTTGCAAAAGCGTGCCCCTTATGTTGATATCGTGTTTGGCCCGCAAACTTTGCATCGTTTGCCGGAATTGCTGAATCAGGTTCGGGCCGGCAAGAAGCATGTGGTGGACATTTCCTTTCCGGAAATTGAAAAGTTTGATAACTTGCCGGAGCCCCGTGCTGAAGGTCCCAAAGCCTATGTTTCGGTGATGGAAGGCTGCAGTAAATATTGTACTTATTGTGTGGTGCCTTATACCCGTGGTGAGGAAGTCAGCCGACCTCTACAGGATGTGATATTTGAGATTAACACCCTGGCGCAACAAGGTGTGCGCGAAGTCAACCTGTTGGGGCAGAACGTCAATGCTTATCGCGGCCAGCTACCTGATGGTGAAATAGCCAGTTTCGCCCTGTTGCTGCATTATGTGGCGGCGGTGGACGGCATAGATCGGATCCGTTTCACCACCTCGCATCCGTTGGAATTTACCGATGATATCATAGAGGCCTATGCCGAAATTCCGCAATTGGTCAATCATCTGCATTTACCTGTCCAGAGCGGCAGCAACCGGATTTTGGCAGAAATGAAACGCGGTCACAAACGCGAGGATTATCTGGAAATTATTCGTAAAGTTAAAGCGGTGCGGCCGGATATAAGTTTGTCTTCAGATTTTATCATTGGCTTTCCCGGCGAAACCGAACAGGATTTTGCCGACACCTTGGATTTGATTGAGCAGGTGGGCTATGACTTTTCCTATAGCTTTATTTTTAGCCCCAGACCGGGTACTCCGGCGGCCGATTTTCCTGATGATGTCAGTATGGCCGTCAAAGAGCAACGTTTGAAAACATTGCAAACCCGCCTTAATGAAATGACCATGGCTATAGGTGAAGCGATGATAGGTACAGTGCAAACCGTGCTGGTGGAAGGCATATCCAGGAAAAATCCGCTACATTTGACTGGACGCACTGAAAACAACCGGGCGGTCAATTTCGCCGGTCATCCGCGTCTGACTGGTCAGTTTGTTGATGTGTATATTGCCGAGTCTTTGCCTAATTCCCTGCGCGGACGTTTGGTCGAATCTTCACTTGAAAAAATTGCCCAGATAGCCTAG
- a CDS encoding ABC transporter permease: MTHKLIKFFNITGLTWFIPLVRIAAGENPAKQLKQLWLVMGVPILAFILFLGLWSVSAARVNTSLGTIPGPLAVWHEVGGLIDEHFAEAAKKAEFYQRQELRNKDKLAEDPHAEIKVRPYTGKPTYLQQIFTSLRTVFAGFIIASLLAVPLGILCGMSPVINTAVNPLIQIFKPVSPLAWLPIVTLVVSAVYVSGDDAWFAKSFITSAITVTLCSLWPTLINTAVGVSSIDRDLLNVGKVLRLDWSTQIKRIILPSALPYIFTGMRLSLGVGWMVLIAAEMLAQNPGLGKFVWDEFQNGSANSLSRIMVAVFTIGIIGFMLDRIMQSLQNVFSFSKF; the protein is encoded by the coding sequence ATGACGCATAAACTCATCAAATTTTTTAACATCACCGGTTTGACCTGGTTTATTCCGTTGGTCAGAATCGCTGCCGGCGAAAACCCGGCCAAGCAGCTCAAACAATTGTGGCTGGTCATGGGCGTGCCCATTCTGGCGTTTATCCTGTTTCTGGGGTTGTGGAGTGTTTCTGCCGCCAGGGTGAATACCAGTCTGGGCACTATTCCCGGCCCGCTGGCGGTCTGGCACGAGGTGGGCGGCTTAATAGACGAACATTTTGCCGAAGCCGCCAAAAAAGCCGAGTTTTACCAGCGTCAGGAATTGCGCAACAAGGACAAACTGGCAGAAGACCCACATGCCGAAATCAAAGTCCGGCCCTATACTGGTAAACCGACTTATCTTCAGCAAATATTCACCAGTCTGCGCACGGTATTCGCCGGTTTTATCATCGCATCGCTACTGGCAGTACCGCTGGGTATATTGTGTGGTATGAGTCCGGTCATTAATACCGCTGTCAATCCGCTGATTCAAATCTTTAAACCGGTGTCGCCGCTAGCCTGGCTGCCGATAGTCACTCTGGTGGTCAGTGCCGTGTATGTCAGTGGCGATGATGCCTGGTTCGCTAAATCCTTTATCACTTCGGCCATTACCGTCACGCTGTGTTCCTTGTGGCCAACCCTGATCAACACGGCGGTCGGGGTTTCTTCGATAGACCGCGATCTGCTTAATGTCGGCAAGGTATTGCGTCTGGACTGGTCAACCCAGATCAAGCGCATCATCCTGCCCAGTGCACTGCCTTATATTTTTACCGGCATGCGTTTATCGTTGGGCGTGGGCTGGATGGTGCTAATAGCCGCAGAAATGCTGGCGCAGAATCCCGGTCTGGGTAAGTTTGTCTGGGATGAATTCCAAAACGGCAGTGCCAATTCGCTGAGTCGCATCATGGTGGCGGTATTCACCATCGGTATTATCGGTTTTATGCTCGATCGCATCATGCAGTCGCTACAGAACGTCTTTTCGTTCAGCAAATTCTGA
- a CDS encoding PhoH family protein, protein MPSAVFYQELTLLPADNHRLSNFCGQLDSHLRQIEQRLQVVIANRSNHFRVSGGEPAVKAASIVIQKLFDMTEREEITPEQVHLSLQEASIDQLLKTPVVSTPHQPLIGIKTKRGVIKGRGQNQQEYLQKILTHDINFGVGPAGTGKTFLAVACAVEALQTEMVRRIVLVRPAVEAGEKLGFLPGDMAQKVDPYLRPLYDALYEMLGFERVEKLLEKSIIEVAPLAFMRGRTLNDSFIILDEAQNTTTEQIKMFLTRVGFGSTAVITGDVTQIDLPTEKMSGLKHVLKVLKDVEGISFTYFGVSDVVRHPLVQRIVAAYDLYEQQQNTSS, encoded by the coding sequence TTGCCTTCAGCCGTTTTTTATCAAGAACTCACGCTGCTTCCGGCAGATAATCACCGCTTGTCTAACTTTTGCGGACAACTGGATAGCCATTTGCGCCAAATAGAGCAGCGTTTACAAGTGGTTATCGCTAATCGCAGCAACCATTTTCGGGTATCCGGCGGAGAGCCGGCAGTCAAGGCCGCCAGTATTGTGATACAAAAATTATTCGACATGACCGAACGGGAAGAAATTACCCCTGAGCAAGTACATTTAAGTTTGCAGGAGGCCAGCATTGATCAACTGTTGAAAACGCCTGTAGTTTCAACGCCGCATCAGCCCTTGATCGGTATCAAGACCAAGCGTGGGGTTATTAAAGGCCGTGGGCAGAATCAGCAGGAATATTTGCAAAAAATTCTCACCCATGACATTAATTTCGGGGTGGGTCCAGCTGGAACCGGTAAGACCTTTTTGGCGGTGGCTTGTGCTGTAGAAGCGCTGCAAACTGAAATGGTGCGGCGTATTGTCCTGGTCCGGCCTGCCGTCGAAGCTGGTGAAAAACTAGGATTTTTACCCGGTGATATGGCTCAGAAAGTCGATCCGTATTTAAGGCCGCTCTATGATGCGCTTTATGAGATGCTGGGATTTGAGCGCGTAGAAAAACTTTTGGAAAAGAGTATTATCGAGGTCGCCCCTTTGGCGTTTATGCGCGGCAGAACGCTGAATGACTCCTTTATCATTCTGGATGAGGCGCAAAACACCACAACAGAACAGATCAAAATGTTTTTGACCAGGGTCGGCTTTGGTTCAACAGCCGTAATCACTGGTGATGTCACTCAAATAGATTTGCCGACCGAAAAAATGTCTGGTCTTAAGCATGTTCTGAAAGTATTGAAGGATGTGGAAGGTATTAGTTTTACCTATTTTGGTGTCAGCGATGTCGTAAGGCATCCTTTGGTACAACGCATCGTGGCCGCTTATGATCTTTACGAACAGCAGCAAAATACTTCTTCATGA
- a CDS encoding ABC transporter ATP-binding protein, which yields MSANQAKIINLAAHQREIAQISGPAIAKPLLELKNVCKSYGEGQDTTAILKDINLDIRTGEFIAIVGFSGSGKTTLVSLIAGLIQADSGELLKQGIAISAPGPDRGVVFQNYALMPWLTVYENVALAVDAIFKDWDPAQRRAHTEKYVQMVNLGKARDKKPAELSGGMRQRVNVARALAANPDILLLDEPLSALDALTRGKLQDEILQIWVQDQKTVILITNDVDEAIYMADRVIPLKPGPGASFGPAFQVDLPRPRHRAALNHNAEFIRLRAEITRYLLDIGKEKSSSLGVDRVKLPDVRPNTSNDWKLDTSALKPGVQQIGKPGYLEFAKLSKDYPTPDGNSTVRVVDGFDMKIKKGEFVSIIGHSGCGKSTVLSMTAGLNAISDGGIILDNREIDGAGPDRGVVFQAPSLFPWLTAFENVMLGVDKVYPHASQDEREDIVEYYLTRVGLAEAMHRKAAAMSNGMKQRVGIARAFALSPKLLLLDEPFGMLDSLTRWELQEVLMEVWERTHVTAIVVTHDVDEAILLADRVVMMTNGPQARIGKILEIDLPRPRTRKALLEHPDYYRYRESLLTFLTDCDHCH from the coding sequence ATGAGCGCAAATCAGGCAAAAATTATTAATCTGGCCGCACATCAGCGGGAAATAGCCCAAATTTCCGGCCCGGCAATCGCCAAACCGCTGCTGGAGCTGAAAAACGTCTGTAAATCTTATGGAGAAGGTCAGGACACAACAGCTATTCTTAAGGATATCAATCTGGATATCCGTACTGGTGAATTTATCGCTATTGTTGGGTTTTCCGGTAGCGGTAAAACCACGCTGGTATCGCTGATTGCCGGCTTGATCCAGGCAGACAGTGGTGAGCTGTTAAAGCAGGGCATCGCCATCAGTGCGCCCGGACCGGATCGAGGTGTGGTGTTTCAGAATTATGCGCTGATGCCCTGGCTGACGGTTTATGAAAACGTGGCCCTGGCCGTCGATGCCATCTTTAAGGATTGGGACCCGGCCCAGCGCCGTGCCCATACCGAAAAATATGTGCAAATGGTCAATCTGGGCAAAGCCAGGGATAAAAAACCGGCCGAACTGTCCGGTGGTATGCGCCAGCGCGTGAATGTGGCGCGCGCCTTGGCTGCCAATCCGGATATTTTGTTGCTGGATGAGCCGCTCAGCGCCCTGGATGCGTTGACCAGAGGCAAGTTGCAGGATGAAATTCTGCAAATCTGGGTACAGGACCAGAAAACGGTGATTCTGATCACCAATGATGTCGACGAAGCTATTTATATGGCTGACCGGGTCATTCCGCTCAAACCTGGGCCAGGGGCCAGCTTTGGTCCGGCATTTCAGGTAGATTTGCCGCGGCCCCGTCATCGAGCAGCCCTGAATCATAATGCTGAATTCATTCGTCTGCGCGCTGAAATTACCCGTTATTTGCTGGATATCGGCAAGGAAAAATCCTCCAGCCTGGGCGTGGATCGGGTCAAATTACCGGATGTGCGCCCCAATACCAGTAATGACTGGAAGCTGGACACTTCGGCATTGAAACCCGGCGTGCAGCAGATCGGTAAGCCGGGTTATTTGGAGTTTGCCAAATTATCCAAAGACTATCCCACTCCAGATGGCAACAGTACCGTGAGAGTGGTGGATGGCTTTGATATGAAAATCAAGAAAGGCGAATTCGTTTCCATCATCGGTCATTCCGGTTGCGGTAAATCGACAGTGCTATCCATGACTGCCGGTCTGAACGCCATATCCGACGGCGGGATTATTCTCGACAACCGGGAAATTGATGGGGCAGGGCCGGATCGCGGCGTAGTGTTTCAGGCGCCTAGTCTGTTTCCCTGGCTGACCGCATTTGAAAACGTCATGCTCGGTGTCGATAAGGTGTATCCCCATGCTTCTCAGGACGAACGCGAAGATATAGTCGAATACTACCTGACCCGAGTGGGTCTGGCTGAAGCCATGCACCGCAAAGCAGCGGCCATGTCAAACGGTATGAAGCAGCGGGTGGGTATTGCCAGGGCATTTGCCCTGTCTCCCAAACTGCTGTTGCTTGATGAACCATTTGGTATGTTAGATTCCCTGACCCGCTGGGAATTGCAGGAAGTGCTGATGGAAGTCTGGGAGCGTACCCATGTGACGGCGATAGTCGTTACTCACGATGTCGATGAAGCCATACTGCTGGCAGATCGGGTCGTGATGATGACCAATGGCCCGCAGGCCAGAATCGGCAAGATTTTGGAAATCGATTTACCCAGGCCGCGTACCCGCAAAGCCTTGCTCGAACATCCGGATTACTACCGCTATCGGGAAAGTCTGCTGACTTTTCTCACTGATTGCGATCACTGCCATTAA
- a CDS encoding IS1380 family transposase, which translates to MARFKLKESKKELTSYAGLSLIGQCLEAVNVEVMVDGRIPVSQGIKTSDLVKTTVGLLSIGKSDFEAVEPFREDRFFKKALDVRKVPGSVWLRQRLDRVSGSLLEPVDDLSIRLIERTEAPITPHKGYVCLDMDTFVMDQSGTKKEEVSRTYQGVDGYTPVAAYLGNEGWCIGLELRPGRWHSSLEIDYFLERLFPRVERLVAPGLPLLLRKDSGFDSAKLLFTVAAEKERWAAMNRRFEYLIKWNPRRQDKTSWLEKAEAAGAFVEKRPGKREALMTLTVERAWKKQTRPFRLVVRIIERTSNKHGQMLLLPDIQLEGWWTSLEEPEETVIERYRDHGTHEQFHSEFKTDLDMERLPSGKFETNDCLLRMGMFAYNCLRLIGQLGLTGDLAPIRHPAKRRRLRTVLQEVMYRAAQVIHKARQWWLDLGCASPVAKVFAYLQERLVVQPGFASG; encoded by the coding sequence ATGGCACGTTTTAAGCTTAAAGAATCCAAAAAGGAACTTACCTCCTATGCCGGACTATCCTTGATCGGCCAGTGCCTGGAAGCGGTCAATGTCGAAGTGATGGTGGACGGTAGAATACCTGTTTCACAGGGTATCAAAACCTCGGATTTAGTCAAAACCACTGTTGGCCTTTTAAGTATAGGCAAAAGCGACTTCGAGGCTGTTGAGCCGTTTCGTGAAGATCGTTTTTTCAAGAAGGCATTGGATGTACGTAAGGTTCCCGGCAGCGTGTGGCTGCGGCAACGTCTTGATCGTGTCAGCGGCAGCCTGCTGGAGCCGGTGGATGATCTATCGATACGACTCATCGAACGAACAGAAGCCCCAATTACGCCGCATAAAGGCTACGTCTGTCTGGACATGGACACCTTCGTCATGGATCAGAGCGGTACCAAGAAGGAAGAGGTGAGTCGAACCTATCAGGGAGTGGATGGCTATACGCCTGTCGCGGCTTATTTGGGCAATGAAGGCTGGTGTATAGGATTGGAACTGCGTCCAGGCCGCTGGCATTCATCGCTGGAGATTGATTATTTTCTAGAAAGGCTGTTTCCTCGAGTTGAGCGCTTGGTTGCACCGGGTTTGCCGTTGTTATTACGCAAAGACTCAGGGTTTGATAGCGCCAAACTGTTATTTACGGTTGCGGCTGAGAAAGAACGCTGGGCAGCCATGAACAGGCGCTTTGAATACTTGATCAAGTGGAATCCAAGACGGCAAGATAAGACATCCTGGTTAGAAAAAGCGGAAGCGGCCGGCGCCTTTGTTGAAAAACGCCCCGGTAAACGGGAAGCGTTAATGACACTGACGGTGGAACGTGCTTGGAAAAAACAGACTCGCCCCTTCAGACTGGTCGTGCGGATCATTGAACGCACGAGCAATAAGCACGGCCAGATGCTATTACTGCCGGACATTCAACTGGAAGGCTGGTGGACGAGTCTGGAGGAACCCGAAGAAACCGTCATTGAACGCTACCGCGACCACGGCACCCATGAACAATTTCATTCGGAATTCAAAACTGACCTGGATATGGAACGCTTACCATCTGGAAAGTTTGAGACCAACGACTGTCTATTGAGAATGGGTATGTTTGCCTATAATTGCTTGCGACTGATTGGTCAACTGGGCTTGACTGGCGACTTGGCGCCAATACGTCATCCGGCAAAACGACGGCGGTTACGAACGGTGCTGCAAGAAGTCATGTATCGAGCAGCCCAGGTGATCCACAAAGCCCGGCAATGGTGGCTGGACTTAGGGTGCGCCTCACCCGTGGCAAAAGTATTCGCTTATTTACAAGAGCGATTGGTGGTGCAGCCTGGCTTTGCATCAGGATAA